One window from the genome of Sandaracinaceae bacterium encodes:
- a CDS encoding TonB family protein, protein MFPAWAPGFRPIRLCACSALALVVTCGLAAQVHAQAGAPGSDGSGEALPQPVIQPPVVQHSVAATYPPAALAARLEAHVDLGVTVEVDGSAGSVEVLLSGGAEFDAAAVEAMRQWRFSPATRDGQPVAARIRVPFDFVLPAAEPVAVPNEEHPEHGSTPQDASTTPAPEPDTDPAAASTTPTAEEEVIDVTVRGERELRTEGRSASDFELQRDQLAAAPRSEGAEVLRSAPGLYIGRSEGPAVAHNYMLRGFDAEHGQDIAFRVGGLPINLPSHIHGQGYADLGFLIADVVSGMNVRAGVSDPSQGDFAVAGSIDISLGVAEDERGVRLATSYGSFRTSRQLLLFAPRGLAEETFGAVQYTRTDGFGENRAGQAASAILQRAAEVGDFTLRAIGVLHTARSDLAGVLRQDDIAAGRVCFTCVYDLPTAQAQNALASRVMLGLFADYRGERGDSGQLGVWLGYDQFRIQENFTGFIQRSRTLERVAGRGDLIEQQNRTRSVGLSGRYRTAPMRPTAWTHGTLELGVEGRLDGIQQAQNLLDATVRNQTWDQRVDASVRGVDLGFWADLDFHITEYLDLRAGVRGAVLSYDIEDRLGNFAPIVRPDDTYIVGFRRSALGTTFGPRASARVTPLPWLEILAAYGEGYRSPQARLLDDGEPAPFSKVRSGDLGVRITHDEVLELTLGAYYTRLSDDIAFSAAEGRLERIGATQRVGATVHAVVRPLDWIVASLSVTVVGATLLSPPPASAEEPLPPYVRGQRLPFVPPVVIRAELGATHVLATLGGHALTGRAGVGFSYLSSRPLPFDEAAAPVSLLDIGAGLRFRALDLGVQLHNAINTRYAAVEYNFASDWDPDDDFRTRTPTRHIAAGAPLSLMVTLGVQL, encoded by the coding sequence ATGTTCCCCGCCTGGGCACCTGGCTTCCGTCCCATTCGCCTCTGCGCCTGTAGCGCGCTGGCGTTGGTGGTCACGTGCGGCCTGGCGGCGCAGGTGCACGCCCAAGCAGGCGCCCCGGGCTCGGACGGCTCGGGTGAGGCTCTGCCACAGCCCGTGATTCAGCCCCCCGTGGTGCAGCACAGCGTGGCGGCCACGTACCCGCCCGCGGCCCTTGCCGCACGGCTCGAGGCGCACGTGGATCTCGGCGTCACCGTGGAGGTGGACGGCAGCGCGGGCAGCGTGGAGGTGCTGCTCTCGGGCGGCGCGGAGTTCGACGCGGCAGCCGTCGAGGCCATGCGGCAGTGGCGCTTCTCGCCTGCCACGCGGGACGGCCAGCCCGTGGCGGCGCGCATCCGGGTGCCGTTCGACTTCGTGCTGCCCGCGGCCGAGCCCGTGGCCGTGCCCAACGAAGAGCATCCCGAACACGGCAGCACACCGCAAGACGCCAGCACCACGCCCGCGCCAGAGCCGGACACGGATCCCGCCGCCGCCTCCACCACCCCCACGGCAGAGGAAGAGGTCATCGACGTGACCGTGCGCGGCGAGCGCGAGCTGCGCACCGAGGGCCGCTCCGCCAGCGACTTCGAGCTGCAGCGGGACCAGCTGGCTGCCGCGCCCCGCTCCGAGGGGGCCGAGGTGCTGCGTTCGGCGCCAGGGCTGTACATCGGCCGCTCCGAGGGGCCGGCCGTGGCCCACAACTACATGCTGCGCGGCTTCGACGCGGAGCACGGCCAGGACATCGCGTTCCGGGTGGGCGGGCTGCCCATCAACCTGCCTTCGCACATTCACGGGCAGGGCTACGCGGACCTCGGCTTCCTGATCGCCGACGTGGTCAGCGGCATGAATGTGCGCGCGGGCGTGTCCGATCCGAGCCAGGGCGACTTCGCGGTCGCGGGCTCCATCGACATTTCGCTGGGCGTGGCCGAAGACGAGCGCGGCGTGCGCCTGGCCACCAGCTACGGCTCGTTCCGCACCTCGCGGCAGCTCCTGCTCTTCGCTCCGCGCGGCCTTGCAGAGGAGACCTTCGGCGCCGTGCAGTACACGCGCACCGACGGCTTCGGGGAGAACCGCGCGGGCCAGGCCGCGAGCGCCATTCTCCAGCGCGCGGCCGAGGTGGGCGACTTCACGCTGCGCGCCATCGGCGTGCTGCACACCGCGCGCTCGGACCTGGCCGGCGTGCTGCGCCAGGACGACATCGCCGCCGGCCGCGTGTGCTTCACCTGCGTGTACGACCTGCCCACGGCGCAGGCGCAGAACGCGCTCGCCAGCCGCGTGATGCTGGGCCTCTTCGCGGACTACCGCGGCGAGCGCGGGGACAGCGGCCAGCTGGGCGTGTGGCTGGGCTACGACCAGTTCCGCATCCAGGAGAACTTCACCGGCTTCATCCAGCGCTCGCGCACGCTCGAGCGCGTGGCCGGGCGCGGTGATCTCATCGAGCAGCAGAACCGCACGCGCTCGGTGGGCCTCTCGGGCCGCTACCGCACGGCGCCCATGCGGCCCACCGCGTGGACTCACGGCACGCTCGAGCTGGGCGTCGAGGGGCGCCTGGACGGCATTCAGCAGGCGCAGAACCTGCTGGACGCCACGGTGCGCAACCAGACCTGGGACCAGCGCGTGGACGCGAGCGTGCGCGGCGTGGACCTCGGCTTCTGGGCGGACCTCGACTTCCACATCACCGAGTACCTGGACCTGCGCGCGGGCGTGCGGGGCGCCGTGCTGTCGTACGACATCGAGGACCGCCTCGGGAACTTCGCCCCCATCGTGCGGCCCGACGACACCTACATCGTGGGCTTCCGGCGCAGCGCGCTGGGCACCACGTTCGGGCCCCGGGCGAGCGCGCGCGTGACCCCGCTGCCGTGGCTCGAGATCCTCGCGGCTTATGGCGAGGGCTACCGCTCGCCCCAGGCGCGCCTGCTCGATGACGGGGAGCCCGCGCCGTTCTCGAAGGTGCGGTCGGGCGACCTCGGCGTACGCATCACCCACGACGAGGTGCTGGAGCTCACGCTGGGTGCCTACTACACGCGCCTCTCGGACGACATCGCGTTCTCGGCTGCAGAGGGCCGCCTCGAGCGCATCGGCGCTACCCAGCGCGTGGGGGCCACGGTGCACGCGGTGGTGCGCCCGCTCGACTGGATCGTCGCTTCACTTTCGGTGACCGTGGTGGGGGCCACGCTCCTGTCGCCGCCGCCGGCCAGCGCCGAAGAGCCGCTCCCGCCCTACGTGCGTGGGCAGCGCCTGCCCTTCGTGCCGCCCGTGGTCATTCGCGCCGAGCTGGGCGCCACCCACGTGCTGGCCACGCTGGGCGGGCACGCGCTCACGGGGCGCGCGGGTGTGGGCTTCTCCTATCTGTCGTCGCGGCCGCTGCCCTTCGACGAAGCCGCGGCGCCTGTGTCGTTGCTGGACATTGGCGCCGGCCTGCGGTTCCGCGCGCTCGACCTGGGGGTGCAGCTGCACAACGCCATCAACACGCGCTACGCGGCCGTGGAGTACAACTTCGCGTCGGACTGGGATCCCGATGACGACTTCCGCACGCGCACGCCAACGCGCCACATCGCAGCCGGCGCGCCGCTGTCGCTGATGGTCACGCTGGGGGTGCAGCTGTGA